GTGTTTGCTAACGCAGCCAGTAATTTATTTTTCCAGCGTTATCCAATGTGTGATCATGCCACTTCAAAATCAAGCATTGTTTTTGCTTTAGCTGCTGTAGCGTAGCTGTTCAAAGCACCCTTTCATCATTTACCTTTGTATCACTCTATTCATTTACCAAATGAAATACCTACTACACTTATTATTGCTGCTTACTACTTCCTCAGCTTTCACACAAGAAAAGCGATTTCTTTTCATACAGTCTGAAAACCGGCAGCCATTTTACGTTTCAATAAACAACAAGATCTATAGTTCTTCAGCCTCTGGTTATGTTATCATTCCCAAGCTTGCTGATGGCGAATACAAGTTTTCTGTCGGTTTTGCCAAGAGTGAAGTGCCTGAGCAGTCGTTTGTATATAACATCAACAAAAAAGATGTTGGCCTTTCTCTGAAAAACTTCGGCGAAAAAGGGTGGGGGCTTTTCAACCTGCAGTCGTTCGCAGTCTCTATGGCTGGTGAAACAAAAGTTTCAGATGTTGCTAAAGCACCGGCAAGAGAAGAGGCAGCACCTATTTCTTTCGAAGCGAGAAAAGAACCTACAGTAGCAAAAGACAAACTAGCTACAGAACAGGTTGTGCAGGCTGTAAGTCAACAGGTACAGGCTGCTCCTGTAGTACAGCCTGGTTTAGTTAAAGCTGCTGATCCAGTGGATAAAGCTGTTGCTAAAGAAGAAAAAAGAAAACAAACAGCTACTACAAATACTAACATATCCAAAGTTTCTGAACAGGCAGGTTCAGAAGGAGTTTCCGTTACCTTTGTGGATAGATCTGGTTCTGCATCTGATACAATACAGGTTGTTATCCCATCACAGGATGTATTTACTTCTGTTCAGCAACATGCTACCAAAAATGAAAGCAGCAATAAGCCAGCAGTGGAAGTGCAGGCTTCAAAAGTTTCTCCTCCCGCTGCAGATAATAAATTTTTGAATGTTGGAGCTACGTCACATGATGGTAGATCAGGAGAAACAACTAATGAAGTATCAGCGCCTAACAATACATCTGTTTTTAATTCTCATTGTAAAGCCATTGCTTCAGATGAAGATTATACCAAACTCAGGAGAAGAATGGCACAAGAGACTACTGATGAAGACATGATGAAGGAAGCAAGGAAATTATACAAGAACAAATGTGTAACTACAGCACAAGTGCGGGCTCTTTCTTCCTTGTTCTTAAGTGATGAAGGCAGGTACAACTTCTTCCAGTCATCCATCAATTCTGTTTCCGACCCACATGAATATGCTGACCTCGTAAAGGAATTTATAGATCCTACATTTGCTGAACGTTTCAAATCACTTATGCGTTAAGCGGATGAGGTATTTTATTGAGATTGCTTATAAAGGAACCAATTACGCTGGATTCCAGGTACAGAATAATGCTAATACAGTTCAGGCTGAAGTAGAAAAGGCGCTGGCAATTTATTTACAGCAAAAGGTCTCTCTTACAGGCTCCTCCCGTACAGATGCTGGTGTGCATGCCCTTCAAAACTTCTTTCACTTCGACATAGAAAAGGAGATACATCCCCACGCTATTTATAACCTTAATGCTATTCTTCCAGGCGATATTGCTATCAATGCAATCAAACAAGTCTCTCCAGATGCCCACTGTAGATTTGATGCTATCAGTCGGGAGTACAAATACTTCTTATACAGCCGGAAGAGCCCATTTTTAGCTGATCGTGGGTGGTACTACCCATATACAATAGATATTGAATTGCTGGCTGCTGCTGCAGATATATTGAGGAAGCATTCAGATTTTACATCTTTTGCCAAACGTAATAGCCAGGTTTTCACCCACGAGTGTACTATCAAAAAGAGTATATGGCAGATGGAGAATGATTGCCTGGTGTACAATGTTCAGGCAAATAGATTTTTAAGGGGCATGGTTAGAGGATTGGTAGGTACAATGCTACTTGTAGGAAGGAATAAATTATCTCTTTCAGATTTTGAAGGGGTTATCCTAGCTAAAGACTGCACCAAAGCTAATTTCGCTACACCTGCACATGGTCTTTTTTTGGTTAAAGTTGAGTATCCTTTTCTGGGATAGAAAATCAATGTTTCAATTTTTTGAATAATGATTTGCATTAACAAGAACG
This region of Aridibaculum aurantiacum genomic DNA includes:
- a CDS encoding DUF4476 domain-containing protein, with the protein product MKYLLHLLLLLTTSSAFTQEKRFLFIQSENRQPFYVSINNKIYSSSASGYVIIPKLADGEYKFSVGFAKSEVPEQSFVYNINKKDVGLSLKNFGEKGWGLFNLQSFAVSMAGETKVSDVAKAPAREEAAPISFEARKEPTVAKDKLATEQVVQAVSQQVQAAPVVQPGLVKAADPVDKAVAKEEKRKQTATTNTNISKVSEQAGSEGVSVTFVDRSGSASDTIQVVIPSQDVFTSVQQHATKNESSNKPAVEVQASKVSPPAADNKFLNVGATSHDGRSGETTNEVSAPNNTSVFNSHCKAIASDEDYTKLRRRMAQETTDEDMMKEARKLYKNKCVTTAQVRALSSLFLSDEGRYNFFQSSINSVSDPHEYADLVKEFIDPTFAERFKSLMR
- the truA gene encoding tRNA pseudouridine(38-40) synthase TruA, with translation MRYFIEIAYKGTNYAGFQVQNNANTVQAEVEKALAIYLQQKVSLTGSSRTDAGVHALQNFFHFDIEKEIHPHAIYNLNAILPGDIAINAIKQVSPDAHCRFDAISREYKYFLYSRKSPFLADRGWYYPYTIDIELLAAAADILRKHSDFTSFAKRNSQVFTHECTIKKSIWQMENDCLVYNVQANRFLRGMVRGLVGTMLLVGRNKLSLSDFEGVILAKDCTKANFATPAHGLFLVKVEYPFLG